In one Gadus morhua chromosome 15, gadMor3.0, whole genome shotgun sequence genomic region, the following are encoded:
- the pdzd7a gene encoding PDZ domain-containing protein 7a: MAHSAPPYGRSGMAAGGDQPHPLNGWGGGQPGGSHTATRYMQKKKQRRRRRHGSSSPMGRVILIHTPVDGGEDSEDIHTVTVDKSPDGRLGFSVRGGSEHGLGIFVSKVEDDSSAGQAGLCVGDKLVEVNGVSLESITMSSAVKVLTGNHRLRTVVRRVGKVPGIRYSKEKTTWVDLIHRRMVVEESGRTPSDTSSNCSALRRIIHLYTTSDDYCLGFNIRGGKEFGLGIYVSKLDPGGLAELHGIKMGDQILAANGVSFEDITHSNAVEVLKSHTHVMLTIREAGRYPAYKEMVAEYSWLNKLSNGVPAPSSQGSDSFSSASSLSSGTPVSSLSGLSQVLFPPPFGSDMVDVAISTEDRPRTPRTPRTAESSMQTDPQAPPPHSRPPSPYGSQPGGGWVATETSRTVGATVLLRDTLVHGKGERPRDGSAGPPPGRGDGGGRARSRTLSSGEQEGEMESTSSAKTAVLMALSRPRKPISRSQSHVTEKEDKQKKKSRQKDKSTPGGGSTLQRSKTFVNLLFKRDRKEKSRSKSPSRHTDREKSRGRPFQLLTSPRESRAGVKEGSSPQVQADTLGQVQAMAHRLLAPDEVTAVLRHCRRFLSDNVIEELVRPLLAILDRPEKLLLLREIRMLIPANERGQFDSMVMPFELEAYEILKSRSVRSPALRSPRGGTPRRHLITPVPDYRGGFHLQPAQGGGRDRRLVEDLERLREAGLGAGLLPPSRAFTPLLDVPLDGYGPPGTRSRTPSPNLSPRRSDPPAATPERGRSPVRNGGGGHRGRGRREASPESLAGGRRGSPPPPPVERRDPVVGLENGQRVVGETQKGHTGRRSPKRLSEEYDVTTVTISKIRPSLGISISGGIESRVQPVVKIEKIFPGGAASTSEFLKAGYELVSVDGESLQRVTHQHAVDAIRRAFGHRGRNAMVFVVKVPRNKTLPGGGARGPAD, from the exons ATGGCTCACTCGGCTCCCCCCTACGGCCGGAGTGGGATGGCGGCTGGAGGGGACCAGCCCCACCCCCTCAACGGGTGGGGCGGCGGCCAGCCAGGGGGGTCCCACACCGCCACGCGCTACatgcagaagaagaagcagcggcggcggcggcggcacggGTCCTCTTCGCCCATGGGACGGGTCATACTCATCCACACCCCGGTGGACG gtggggaAGACAGTGAGGACATCCACACAGTGACGGTGGATAAGAGTCCAGATGGCCGTCTGGGCTTCAGCGTCCGCGGGGGGTCCGAACACGGGCTAGGGATATTCGTCAGCAAAGTGGAGGACGACAGCTCTGCAGGT CAGGctgggctgtgtgtgggggACAAGCTGGTGGAGGTGAACGGGGTGAGCCTGGAGAGCATCACCATGAGCAGTGCTGTGAAGGTGCTGACCGGGAACCACAGGCTGAGGACGGTGGTCCGCAGGGTGGGCAAGGTGCCCGGCATCCGCTACTCCAAGGAGAAGACCACCTG ggTGGACCTGATCCACAGGAgaatggtggtggaggagagtggGCGCACGCCCTCCGATACCAGCTCCAACTGCTCTGCGCTGCGCAGGATCATCCACCTGTACACCACCTCTGACGACTACTGCCTGGGCTTCAACATCAGAGGGGGCAAGGAGTTCGGCCTGGGCATCTACGTGTCAAA ACTGGACCCCGGGGGCCTGGCCGAGCTGCATGGCATCAAGATGGGTGACCAGATCCTCGCAGCCAATGGGGTGAGCTTTGAAGACATCACCCATAGCAACGCGGTGGAGGTGTTGAAGAGCCACACCCATGTGATGCTGACCATCAGG GAGGCTGGAAGGTACCCAGCCTACAAAGAGATGGTGGCCGAATACAGTTGGCTGAACAAAT TGTCCAACGGGGTCCCGGCGCCCTCCTCCCAGGGGTCCGACTCCTTCTCCTCGGCCTCCTCCCTGTCGTCGGGCACCCCGGTCAGCTCCCTCAGCGGCCTCTCCCAGGTCCTCTTCCCGCCGCCGTTCGGCTCCGACATGGTGGACGTGGCCATCTCCACGGAGGACCGCCCCCggaccccccggaccccccgcACCGCCGAGTCCTCCATGCAGACCGACccgcaggccccgcccccccacagcCGGCCGCCCTCCCCCTACGGCTCGCAGCCGGGGGGCGGGTGGGTCGCCACGGAGACCAGCCGCACGGTGGGGGCCACGGTGCTGCTGAGGGACACGCTGGTCCACGGGAAGGGGGAGCGGCCCCGGGACGGGAGCGCGGGCCCCCCGCCGGGGCGAGGGGACGGGGGCGGCCGGGCGAGGTCCAGGACGCTGTCTTCGGGGGAGCAGGAAGGGGAGATGGAAAGTACCAGTTCGGCCAAGACGGCGGTGCTCATGGCGCTGAGCCGGCCGCGGAAGCCAATCAGCCGCTCCCAGAGTCACGTCACGGAGAAGG aggacaagcagaagaagaagtctCGGCAGAAGGACAAGAGCACCCCAGGAGGCGGGTCCACACTGCAGCGCTCCAAGACCTTTGTCAACCTGCTGTTCAAACGAGACCGCAAGGAGAAGAGCCGCTCTAAGTCGCCCTCGCGCCACACCGACCGAG AGAAAAGCAGGGGCCGGCCCTTCCAGCTGCTGACCTCCCCCAGGGAGAGCCGTGCGGGGGTGAAGGAGGGCAGCAGCCCCCAGGTTCAGGCCGACACCCTGGGCCAGGTGCAGGCCATGGCCCACAGGCTGCTGGCCCCCGACGAGGTCACCGCCGTACTCAGACACTGTCGCAGG TTTCTGTCCGACAATGTGATTGAGGAGCTTGTGCGTCCCCTGCTGGCCATACTGGACAGGCCAGAgaaactgctgctgctcagGGAGATAAG GATGCTGATCCCGGCCAATGAGAGAGGCCAGTTCGACAGCATGGTCATGCCCTTTGAGCTGGAAGCTTATGAGATCCTCAAGAGTCGCTCTG TGCGTTCCCCAGCGCTGCGCTCGCCCCGTGGGGGGACCCCACGACGGCACCTCATCACCCCCGTCCCAG aCTACCGGGGGGGCTTCCACCTGCAGCCGGCTCAGGGCGGCGGGCGGGACCGCCGGCTGGTGGAGGACCTGGAGCGGCTGCGTGAGGCGGGCCTCGGCGCCGGCCTGCTGCCCCCCTCCCGGGCCTTCACCCCCCTGCTCGACGTCCCCCTGGACGGCTACGGCCCCCCCGGCACCCGCTCccgcaccccctcccccaacctcaGCCCGCGGCGCAGcgacccccccgccgccacgcCGGAGCGGGGCAGGTCGCCCGTGAggaacgggggaggggggcaccgCGGGCGGGGCCGGCGGGAGGCCAGCCCGGAGAGCCtggcgggggggaggcgggggag ccccccacctccccccgtTGAGAGAAGAGACCCCGTGGTCGGACTGGAGAACGGACAGCGGGTCGTCGGGGAGACGCAGAAAGGACACACGGGCAGGAGGAGCCCGAAGCGGTTGTCGGAGGAGTACGACGTTACCACGGTGACCATCTCTAAGATCAGACCGTCTTTGG GCATCAGCATCTCTGGAGGCATCGAGTCCAGAGTGCAGCCCGTGGTGAAGATCGAGAAGATCTTCCCCGGGGGCGCGGCCTCCACCAGCGAGTTCCTGAAG